In a single window of the Labrus mixtus chromosome 20, fLabMix1.1, whole genome shotgun sequence genome:
- the pglyrp6 gene encoding peptidoglycan recognition protein 6, protein MERSCWRQILVLLLFVSTYAEASFSRHMEDFITAVKQVEDGIPGSEPVSVLKSLRRAAGLNDAFIQRFLGDADSGVPEVNPDLSASISRAVRHRVTEDAAEEGVVLTPDGTTVALTPLLLGLEAGFMSTSNGSVRGLVQLTLAKDLNLSFRIRAPQKQLLGPDGCWDNITSPEVFTLQDRPALLTTAQINGGMDGVVLGMALSDRSRRPVKLSDLLTEYYCHLLERGGGMDVAPRLVGRRRRENFRELVEVYPLSRQVVRAVEQQRRVLGRSKMEVREKKQLQAAVREGMREFVQKYIVCPPIIPRCMWGARPYRGTPTNLSLPLSFMFIHHTSTPGRPCLTFQKCSEDMRSMQRFHQDDRGWDDIGYSFVAGSDGFLYEGRGWTWQGAHTLGHNTVGYGVSFIGDYTSSLPSQHSMGLVRDQLASCAVGGGRLKANFTLQGHRQVVDTSCPGDALYEEIRGWEHFGEVKK, encoded by the exons ATGGAGAGAAGCTGCTGGAGACAGATCCTGGTTCTGCTGCTCTTTGTCAGCACGTATGCAGAAG cttcATTTTCCCGTCACATGGAGGACTTCATCACGGCGGTGAAGCAGGTGGAGGACGGGATCCCCGGATCAGAGCCGGTGTCTGTGCTGAAGAGTCTGCGGCGCGCGGCCGGCCTTAACGACGCTTTCATTCAGCGCTTCCTGGGTGATGCAGACTCTGGTGTTCCTGAGGTGAACCCTGACCTCTCTGCGTCCATCAGCCGGGCCGTGCGGCACAGAGTGACCGAGGACGCTGCAGAGGAGGGCGTGGTCCTGACCCCTGATGGCACCACCGTCGCCCTCACACCGCTCCTCCTGGGGCTGGAAGCCGGCTTCATGTCTACATCTAACGGGTCGGTTCGGGGGCTGGTTCAGCTCACTCTGGCTAAAGATCTGAACCTGTCGTTCAGAATCAGAGCTCCTCAGAAGCAGCTCCTGGGACCCGACGGCTGCTGGGACAACATCACCTCCCCTGAAGTCTTCACCCTGCAGGACCGCCCCGCTCTGCTCACCACCGCTCAGATCAACGGAGGCATGGACGGTGTGGTTTTAGGGATGGCGCTCTCCGACAGATCTAGACGTCCCGTGAAGCTGAGCGACCTGCTGACCGAGTactactgccacctgctggagaGAGGAGGCGGCATGGACGTGGCCCCGCGTCTCGTCGGCCGGCGGCGCAGGGAAAACTTCAGAGAGCTGGTGGAGGTCTATCCGCTGAGCCGGCAGGTGGTGAGGGCggtggagcagcagaggagagtgTTGGGGCGATCGAAGATGGAGGTGAGGGAGAAGAAGCAGCTGCAGGCGGCGGTGAGAGAGGGAATGAGAGAGTTTGTCCAGAAGTACATCG TTTGCCCTCCCATCATCCCTCGCTGCATGTGGGGGGCGAGGCCTTACAGAGGGACCCCCACCAACCTGTCTCTCCCGCTCTCCTTCATGTTCATCCACCACACCTCCACTCCCGGACGGCCCTGTCTCACCTTCCAGAAGTGCTCCGAGGACATGCGCTCCATGCAGCGGTTCCACCAGGACGACCGAGGCTGGGACGACATCGGCTACAG CTTCGTCGCAGGCTCTGACGGGTTCCTCTACGAGGGCCGGGGCTGGACCTGGCAGGGGGCCCACACCCTCGGGCACAACACCGTCGGCTATGGCGTGTCCTTCATCGGAGACTACACCTCCAGCCTGCCGTCGCAGCACTCCATGGGGCTGGTGCGAGATCAGCTGGCCTCCTGTGCTGTCGGCGGGGGGCGGCTCAAAGCCAACTTCACCCTGCAGGGACACAGACAGGTGGTGGACACTTCCTGTCCCGGAGACGCTCTTTATGAAGAGATCAGAGGCTGGGAACACTTCGGG GAGGTGAAGAAATAA